Proteins found in one Pseudomonas sp. P8_241 genomic segment:
- a CDS encoding diguanylate cyclase, giving the protein MTSSQIPHTPANTGRPEIMVIVGSALTVISILCIVTFLLIREHTNAQQVATRSATTIAQLIDADVLRTVELYDLTLQGLIAAAQRDDLKQVSAQIRHLVLFDRSTTARYKGDILLLDKHGEVLADSSLIEPKPGNFADRDYFLAHAFNPDTGMFISRPFKPRCDCEEKDEWRISFSRRIASPTGEFLGVAVASMRMSYFDQLFNSLDIGADSTLAIINDDGILLAQKPFRQNTAIGKSFASRPNVVRMLQERSGTFESVSSNDRQGRLYTFSRVGNLPLTVIVALSIDEVFATWQRTAWVISGATGVLCIGLLWLSWLLCRELRLRHNAEQELAQLAATDPLTGVANRRTLDHALRHEWFRAQRSGRPLSLLMIDADHFKAFNDRHGHQAGDEVLRTLAEVIRAHVHRPADLVARYGGEEFSVILAETDSDGARKIAEQIRAAVEKLPLSGAVQSPMTVSIGIATWTTASEINLEQLLFSADKALYEAKEGGRNRVVCAS; this is encoded by the coding sequence ATGACCTCAAGCCAAATTCCGCACACGCCTGCCAATACCGGTCGACCCGAGATCATGGTGATCGTAGGCAGCGCCCTGACTGTTATCTCGATTCTGTGCATCGTCACATTTCTGCTCATTCGCGAACACACCAATGCCCAACAGGTTGCTACTCGCAGTGCTACAACCATTGCCCAACTGATCGACGCGGATGTGCTGCGCACGGTCGAGCTCTACGACCTGACCCTGCAAGGCTTGATCGCCGCCGCACAACGGGACGATCTGAAACAGGTGTCGGCGCAGATTCGCCATCTGGTGCTGTTCGACCGCTCCACCACCGCGCGCTATAAAGGCGACATTCTGTTGCTGGACAAGCATGGCGAGGTCCTGGCCGACTCGTCATTGATCGAACCAAAACCGGGCAATTTCGCTGATCGCGACTATTTCCTGGCCCATGCCTTCAACCCTGACACCGGCATGTTCATCAGTCGACCGTTCAAACCGCGCTGCGACTGCGAAGAAAAGGACGAATGGCGCATCAGCTTCAGCCGACGCATTGCCTCACCCACGGGGGAATTCCTGGGCGTCGCGGTGGCCTCGATGCGCATGAGCTATTTCGACCAGCTATTCAACAGCCTCGATATCGGCGCCGACAGTACGCTGGCGATCATCAACGACGACGGCATTCTCTTGGCGCAGAAGCCATTCAGGCAAAACACTGCAATCGGCAAAAGCTTCGCCAGCCGTCCGAATGTTGTGCGGATGTTGCAGGAGCGCAGCGGCACCTTCGAAAGTGTCTCAAGCAACGATCGACAAGGGCGCCTCTACACTTTCTCCCGGGTCGGAAACCTGCCACTGACGGTAATCGTCGCGCTGTCGATTGACGAGGTTTTTGCCACCTGGCAACGCACGGCATGGGTGATTAGCGGCGCTACGGGCGTTCTGTGCATTGGCCTTTTATGGCTGAGCTGGCTGCTTTGCCGCGAACTGCGGCTGCGGCACAACGCCGAGCAGGAACTGGCGCAACTGGCCGCCACCGATCCGCTGACCGGCGTTGCCAACCGTCGAACCCTCGATCATGCACTGCGCCACGAATGGTTTCGCGCGCAACGCTCCGGGAGGCCGTTGTCGCTGTTGATGATCGATGCCGATCACTTCAAGGCGTTCAACGATCGCCATGGCCATCAGGCCGGCGACGAGGTGCTACGGACGCTGGCCGAGGTCATACGCGCTCATGTCCATCGCCCGGCAGACCTGGTGGCCCGCTACGGTGGCGAAGAGTTTTCGGTGATTCTGGCCGAAACCGACAGCGACGGCGCACGAAAGATTGCCGAACAGATCCGTGCAGCGGTCGAGAAACTGCCGCTGTCTGGTGCAGTTCAGTCACCGATGACGGTTAGCATCGGCATCGCCACCTGGACGACAGCCAGTGAAATCAACCTGGAACAATTGCTGTTCAGCGCAGACAAGGCCCTGTATGAGGCCAAGGAAGGCGGGCGTAATCGTGTGGTGTGCGCCAGCTGA
- the lpxC gene encoding UDP-3-O-acyl-N-acetylglucosamine deacetylase, which produces MIKQRTLKNIIRATGVGLHSGEKVYLTLKPAPIDTGIVFRRNDLDPVVEIPARAANVGETTMSTTLVNGDVKVDTVEHLLSAMAGLGIDNAYVELSASEVPIMDGSAGPFVFLIQSAGLEEQDAAKKFIRILREVTVEDGDKRATFVPFEGFKVSFEIDFDHPVFRDRTQSASVDFSSTSFVKEVSRARTFGFMSDIEYLRKHNLALGGSVENAIVVDADGVLNEDGLRYEDEFVKHKILDAIGDLYLLGNSLIGEFKGFKSGHALNNQLLRKLIEQTDAWEVVTFEDASTAPISYMRPVAAV; this is translated from the coding sequence ATGATTAAACAACGCACACTGAAAAATATTATCCGTGCCACAGGTGTAGGTCTGCACTCCGGGGAGAAGGTTTATCTGACTCTCAAGCCTGCGCCGATCGACACCGGCATCGTCTTTCGCCGTAACGATCTCGATCCAGTGGTCGAGATCCCGGCTCGTGCGGCCAATGTCGGCGAGACAACGATGTCGACGACGCTGGTCAACGGTGACGTGAAAGTGGACACGGTGGAGCACTTGCTTTCGGCCATGGCTGGCCTGGGCATCGATAACGCCTACGTCGAGCTCTCCGCGTCCGAAGTTCCGATCATGGATGGCAGCGCTGGACCCTTCGTATTTCTGATTCAGTCGGCTGGCCTGGAAGAACAGGACGCCGCCAAGAAATTCATCCGCATCCTGCGTGAAGTGACAGTGGAAGACGGCGACAAACGCGCCACATTCGTCCCTTTCGAAGGTTTCAAGGTGAGCTTCGAGATCGATTTCGATCACCCGGTTTTTCGTGACCGCACCCAAAGTGCAAGCGTGGATTTTTCCAGCACTTCGTTCGTAAAAGAAGTCAGTCGCGCCCGTACCTTTGGTTTCATGAGTGACATCGAGTACCTGCGCAAGCACAACCTCGCACTCGGCGGCAGCGTTGAAAACGCTATCGTGGTCGATGCCGATGGCGTACTGAACGAAGACGGCCTTCGCTATGAAGACGAATTCGTGAAGCACAAGATCCTCGATGCAATTGGTGACCTCTACCTGCTGGGCAATAGCCTGATTGGTGAGTTCAAGGGCTTCAAGTCCGGCCACGCACTGAACAACCAGCTGCTGCGCAAGTTGATTGAGCAGACAGATGCCTGGGAAGTCGTGACGTTCGAAGATGCCAGCACTGCACCAATTTCTTACATGCGTCCTGTTGCGGCCGTGTAA
- the ftsZ gene encoding cell division protein FtsZ has product MFELVDNIPASPVIKVIGVGGGGGNAVNHMVKSNIEGVEFICANTDAQALKSISARTILQLGTGVTKGLGAGANPEVGRQAALEDRERIAEVLQGTNMVFITTGMGGGTGTGAAPIIAEVAKEMGILTVAVVTRPFPFEGRKRMQLADEGIRLLSESVDSLITIPNEKLLTILGKDASLLSAFAKADDVLAGAVRGISDIIKRPGMINVDFADVRTVMSEMGMAMMGTGCASGPNRAREATEAAIRNPLLEDVNLQGARGILVNITAGPDLSLGEYSDVGSIIEAFASEHAMVKVGTVIDPDMRDELHVTVVATGLGAKIEKPVKVIDNTVHTSMASQPQQQAPVRQEAPAVNYRDLDRPTVMRNQAQAGAAAAAKMNPQDDLDYLDIPAFLRRQAD; this is encoded by the coding sequence ATGTTCGAACTCGTAGACAACATCCCCGCAAGCCCGGTAATCAAAGTTATCGGTGTCGGCGGTGGCGGCGGCAACGCTGTCAACCATATGGTCAAGAGCAACATTGAAGGCGTCGAATTCATCTGCGCCAACACTGATGCCCAGGCGCTGAAAAGCATCAGCGCACGGACCATCCTGCAACTGGGTACCGGCGTGACCAAAGGTCTGGGCGCTGGCGCCAACCCTGAAGTAGGTCGTCAGGCCGCTCTCGAAGACCGTGAGCGCATTGCCGAAGTCCTGCAGGGCACCAACATGGTGTTCATCACCACGGGCATGGGCGGTGGTACCGGTACCGGTGCTGCGCCGATCATTGCCGAAGTGGCCAAGGAAATGGGGATCCTCACTGTTGCGGTGGTGACCCGTCCGTTCCCGTTCGAAGGTCGCAAGCGCATGCAGCTGGCCGACGAAGGCATCCGCCTGCTGTCTGAAAGCGTTGACTCGTTGATCACTATTCCCAACGAGAAGCTGTTGACCATCCTCGGTAAGGACGCCAGCCTGCTGTCGGCTTTCGCCAAGGCTGACGACGTTCTGGCCGGTGCCGTTCGCGGTATCTCCGACATCATCAAGCGTCCGGGCATGATCAACGTCGACTTTGCCGACGTACGCACCGTGATGAGCGAAATGGGCATGGCAATGATGGGCACTGGCTGCGCCAGCGGTCCGAACCGTGCACGCGAGGCCACCGAAGCGGCCATTCGCAACCCGTTGCTCGAAGACGTGAACCTGCAAGGCGCGCGTGGCATCCTCGTGAACATCACCGCCGGTCCTGACCTGTCCCTGGGTGAGTACTCCGACGTGGGCAGCATCATCGAGGCCTTCGCTTCCGAGCACGCCATGGTCAAGGTCGGTACCGTTATCGATCCGGACATGCGTGACGAACTGCACGTGACTGTCGTTGCGACCGGTCTAGGCGCTAAAATCGAGAAACCTGTGAAGGTCATCGACAACACCGTCCATACCTCGATGGCTTCTCAGCCACAACAACAGGCCCCTGTTCGTCAGGAAGCTCCAGCGGTGAACTATCGTGATCTGGACCGTCCGACCGTCATGCGCAACCAGGCTCAGGCCGGTGCTGCGGCTGCCGCGAAGATGAATCCGCAAGATGATCTGGACTACCTGGACATTCCGGCCTTCCTGCGTCGTCAGGCCGATTAA
- the ftsA gene encoding cell division protein FtsA produces the protein MANVQSGKMIVGLDIGTSKVVALVGEVADDGTLEIVGIGTHPSRGLKKGVVVNIESTVQSIQRAIEEAQLMAGCRIHSAFVGVAGNHIRSLNSHGIVAIRDREVSSADLERVLDAAQAVAIPADQRVLHTLPQDYVIDNQEGVREPLGMSGVRLEAKVHVVTCAVNAAQNIEKCVRRCGLEIDDIILEQLASAYSVLTDDEKELGVCLVDIGGGTTDIAIFTEGAIRHTAVIPIAGDQVTNDIAMALRTPTQYAEEIKIRYACALAKLAGAGETIKVPSVGDRPPRELSRQALAEVVEPRYDELFTLIQAELRRSGYEDLIPAGIVLTGGTAKMEGATELAEEIFHMPVRLGVPHGVKGLDDVVRNPIYSTGVGLLMYGLQKQSDGISFSGIGSRDSYSNEEPQAPLLDRLKKWVQGNF, from the coding sequence ATGGCAAACGTGCAAAGCGGCAAAATGATCGTCGGTCTCGATATCGGCACCTCCAAGGTGGTGGCGCTGGTGGGCGAGGTCGCGGACGACGGCACGCTGGAAATCGTCGGGATTGGTACTCATCCGTCCCGTGGCCTGAAAAAAGGCGTGGTGGTGAACATCGAATCCACCGTGCAATCGATCCAGCGCGCCATCGAAGAAGCACAGCTGATGGCGGGTTGCCGCATTCACTCGGCGTTCGTTGGCGTGGCCGGCAATCACATCCGCAGCCTGAACTCCCACGGCATCGTGGCAATTCGTGATCGCGAAGTCAGCTCCGCCGACCTTGAGCGCGTGCTCGACGCCGCCCAGGCCGTAGCGATCCCGGCTGACCAGCGCGTGTTGCACACCCTGCCGCAGGATTACGTGATCGATAACCAGGAAGGTGTCCGCGAGCCGCTGGGCATGTCCGGCGTGCGTCTGGAAGCCAAGGTCCACGTGGTCACCTGCGCCGTCAACGCTGCACAGAACATAGAAAAATGTGTGCGCCGCTGCGGTCTGGAAATCGACGACATCATTCTCGAACAACTGGCGTCCGCGTACTCGGTGCTGACCGATGACGAGAAAGAGCTGGGCGTGTGCCTGGTGGACATCGGCGGCGGCACTACCGACATCGCGATCTTCACCGAAGGCGCAATCCGTCACACCGCGGTGATCCCGATTGCCGGCGATCAGGTGACCAACGACATCGCGATGGCGCTGCGTACCCCAACCCAGTACGCCGAAGAAATCAAGATTCGCTACGCCTGCGCCCTGGCCAAACTGGCGGGTGCCGGTGAAACCATCAAGGTCCCAAGCGTTGGTGATCGTCCTCCGCGCGAGCTGTCCCGTCAGGCCCTGGCTGAAGTGGTCGAACCGCGTTACGACGAACTGTTCACCCTGATTCAGGCCGAGCTGCGTCGCAGCGGCTACGAAGACCTGATCCCGGCCGGCATCGTGCTGACCGGCGGTACCGCGAAGATGGAAGGCGCCACTGAACTGGCCGAAGAAATCTTCCACATGCCGGTCCGCCTGGGCGTGCCTCACGGCGTCAAAGGTCTCGATGACGTGGTTCGTAACCCGATTTACTCCACAGGCGTTGGCCTGTTGATGTATGGCCTGCAAAAACAGTCCGACGGCATTTCGTTCTCGGGCATCGGCAGCCGCGACAGCTACAGCAACGAAGAGCCGCAGGCTCCGCTGCTGGACCGCCTCAAGAAGTGGGTCCAGGGCAATTTCTAA
- a CDS encoding cell division protein FtsQ/DivIB: MQGAQLRHQPTAPTGRKPVPRGASRMVAKEPMSARLPKANFGFLKALFWPVLLVALGFGTYEGAQRLLPYADRPITKINVQGDLSYISQQAVQQRIAPFVASSFFTIDLASMRTELETMPWIAHAEVRRVWPDQVVIRLEEQLPVARWGDESLLNNQGQAFTPRELANYEHLPQLFGPQRAQQQVMQQYQVLSQMLRPLGFSIARLELRDRGSWFLTTGPGSAGPGIELLLGRGKQVEKMRRFIAIYDKTLKEQITNIARIDLRYANGLAVGWREPVAPTAAQPAVAKN, encoded by the coding sequence ATGCAAGGCGCTCAGCTCAGACATCAGCCCACCGCACCGACCGGCCGCAAGCCGGTGCCGCGGGGTGCCAGCCGTATGGTGGCTAAAGAGCCGATGTCTGCGCGCCTGCCGAAAGCCAACTTTGGTTTTCTCAAAGCGTTGTTCTGGCCAGTGCTGTTGGTCGCCCTGGGGTTTGGCACTTACGAAGGCGCGCAGCGTTTGCTGCCATACGCCGATCGGCCGATCACCAAGATCAACGTGCAGGGCGATTTGAGTTACATCAGCCAGCAAGCGGTGCAGCAACGAATCGCCCCGTTTGTGGCGTCGAGTTTTTTTACCATCGACCTGGCGAGCATGCGCACCGAGCTGGAAACGATGCCTTGGATTGCCCACGCGGAAGTACGTCGGGTGTGGCCGGATCAAGTAGTGATCCGCCTGGAAGAACAACTGCCGGTGGCCCGTTGGGGCGACGAGTCGCTGTTGAACAACCAGGGTCAGGCCTTCACTCCGCGCGAGCTGGCGAACTATGAACACCTGCCACAGTTGTTTGGCCCACAACGGGCTCAGCAGCAAGTGATGCAGCAATACCAGGTACTGAGCCAGATGCTCAGGCCGCTGGGCTTCTCGATTGCACGCCTTGAACTGCGTGATCGCGGCAGCTGGTTCCTGACTACAGGCCCCGGCAGTGCGGGCCCCGGGATCGAACTGCTGCTGGGACGCGGCAAACAGGTGGAAAAGATGCGCCGTTTCATCGCCATCTATGACAAGACGCTCAAAGAACAGATTACGAACATTGCGCGCATCGATCTGCGCTACGCCAACGGCCTTGCTGTTGGCTGGCGGGAACCTGTAGCGCCCACGGCAGCCCAACCCGCTGTCGCGAAGAATTAA
- a CDS encoding D-alanine--D-alanine ligase, with translation MTAAYANLASTIAPKDFGRVAVLFGGKSAEREVSLKSGNAVLDALQSAGVDAFGLDVGDDLLQRLLNEKIDRAFIILHGRGGEDGSMQGLLECLGIPYTGSGILASALAMDKLRTKQVWHSLGIPTPRHAVLSSEADCISAATELGFPLIVKPAHEGSSIGMAKVSSASELIDAWKAASTYDSQVLVEQWIHGPEFTIATLRDQVLPPIALGTTHSFYDYDAKYIANDTQYRIPCGLDSAKEKELMDLTAKACEALGIAGWGRADVMQDADGQFWFLEVNTAPGMTDHSLVPMAARAAGLDFQQLVLAILAASVAGNQESKRG, from the coding sequence ATGACCGCAGCCTACGCCAACCTGGCCTCCACGATCGCGCCGAAAGACTTCGGCCGCGTCGCCGTGCTGTTCGGCGGCAAGAGTGCCGAACGCGAAGTGTCCCTGAAGTCGGGCAACGCTGTTCTCGATGCGTTGCAAAGCGCTGGTGTGGACGCATTCGGCCTCGATGTGGGTGATGACCTGCTGCAACGTCTGCTCAACGAAAAGATCGATCGCGCCTTCATTATTCTCCACGGTCGTGGCGGTGAAGACGGCAGCATGCAAGGCCTGCTTGAATGTCTGGGCATTCCCTACACCGGCAGCGGCATCCTCGCGTCGGCCCTGGCCATGGACAAGCTGCGCACCAAGCAGGTCTGGCACAGCCTGGGTATTCCCACGCCACGTCACGCAGTATTGAGCAGCGAGGCCGATTGTATTTCTGCTGCGACGGAACTGGGCTTCCCTTTGATCGTCAAACCGGCCCATGAAGGTTCAAGTATCGGTATGGCCAAAGTGAGTTCCGCGTCCGAATTGATCGACGCATGGAAAGCGGCCAGTACCTACGATTCGCAAGTGTTGGTCGAGCAATGGATCCATGGTCCGGAGTTCACCATCGCCACCCTGCGTGACCAGGTGTTGCCGCCAATCGCCCTGGGCACGACGCACAGTTTCTACGACTACGACGCCAAGTACATCGCCAACGATACCCAGTATCGCATTCCGTGCGGGCTGGACAGCGCCAAGGAAAAGGAACTCATGGACCTCACGGCGAAAGCCTGTGAAGCGTTGGGTATCGCCGGTTGGGGCAGGGCAGACGTGATGCAGGACGCCGACGGGCAGTTCTGGTTTTTGGAAGTCAACACCGCACCGGGCATGACCGATCACAGCCTGGTGCCGATGGCGGCCCGTGCCGCCGGTCTGGATTTCCAGCAACTGGTCCTGGCCATTCTGGCTGCCAGTGTTGCCGGTAACCAAGAGTCGAAAAGAGGTTAA
- the murC gene encoding UDP-N-acetylmuramate--L-alanine ligase, translated as MVENQKAMPQPEMRRIRRIHFVGIGGVGMCGIAEVLLNLGYEVSGSDLKASPVTERLESFGAHIFIGHRAENAAAADVLVVSSAVNTSNPEVATALERRIPVVPRAEMLAELMRYRHGIAVAGTHGKTTTTSLIASVFAAGGLDPTFVIGGRLNAAGTNAQLGTSRYLIAEADESDASFLHLQPLVAVVTNIDADHMATYDGDFNKLKKTFVEFLHNLPFYGLAVVCLDDPVVREILPLVKRPTVTYGFGEDCDVRAINVRQQGMQTFFTVLRPDREPLDVSVNMPGNHNVLNSLATICIATDEGVSDEAIVQGLSGFQGVGRRFQVYGELPVDGGSVMLVDDYGHHPTEVAAVIKAVRGGWPERRLVMVYQPHRYSRTRDLYDDFVNVLADANVLLLMEVYPAGEEPIPGADSRKLCNSIRQRGQLDPIYIERGVDLAPVVKPLLRAGDILLCQGAGDIGGLAPKLLKSELFAGAVAAPQKGKLK; from the coding sequence ATGGTTGAGAATCAGAAAGCCATGCCACAACCGGAAATGCGCCGCATCCGTCGTATCCACTTCGTCGGTATCGGCGGTGTGGGCATGTGCGGGATTGCCGAAGTGTTGCTCAACCTTGGCTATGAAGTGTCCGGTTCCGACCTGAAGGCTTCGCCGGTCACCGAGCGTCTGGAATCCTTCGGTGCACACATCTTCATCGGCCACCGTGCCGAGAATGCCGCCGCTGCCGATGTGCTGGTAGTGTCGAGCGCTGTGAACACGTCCAACCCGGAAGTTGCCACCGCACTGGAACGCCGTATTCCGGTGGTGCCGCGTGCAGAAATGCTGGCGGAGCTGATGCGCTACCGCCACGGTATTGCCGTCGCCGGCACCCACGGCAAAACCACCACCACCAGCCTGATCGCCTCGGTGTTCGCGGCCGGTGGACTGGACCCGACGTTCGTCATTGGTGGCCGTCTGAATGCAGCAGGCACCAATGCCCAGCTCGGTACCAGCCGTTACCTGATCGCCGAAGCCGACGAAAGTGACGCCAGTTTCCTGCACTTGCAGCCGCTGGTGGCCGTGGTCACCAATATCGACGCCGATCACATGGCGACTTACGACGGTGACTTCAACAAACTGAAGAAAACCTTCGTCGAGTTCCTGCACAACCTGCCGTTCTATGGTCTGGCCGTGGTGTGCCTGGACGATCCGGTCGTTCGTGAAATCCTGCCACTGGTCAAACGCCCGACGGTCACCTATGGCTTCGGTGAAGACTGCGACGTGCGCGCCATCAACGTGCGCCAGCAAGGCATGCAAACGTTCTTCACCGTGCTGCGTCCTGACCGCGAGCCGCTGGATGTATCGGTGAACATGCCGGGCAACCACAACGTGTTGAATTCGCTGGCGACCATCTGCATCGCCACCGACGAAGGCGTCAGCGATGAAGCCATCGTCCAGGGCCTGTCCGGGTTCCAGGGTGTCGGCCGACGCTTCCAGGTTTACGGCGAGCTGCCAGTGGATGGCGGCAGCGTAATGCTGGTCGATGACTACGGTCACCATCCGACCGAAGTCGCCGCCGTAATCAAGGCTGTGCGCGGTGGCTGGCCGGAGCGTCGCCTGGTGATGGTTTACCAGCCGCACCGCTACAGCCGCACCCGCGACCTGTACGACGATTTCGTCAATGTACTGGCCGATGCCAACGTGCTTCTGCTGATGGAAGTCTACCCGGCGGGCGAAGAACCGATTCCGGGCGCCGACAGCCGCAAACTGTGCAACAGCATCCGCCAGCGCGGCCAGCTCGATCCGATCTACATCGAGCGCGGTGTCGACCTCGCGCCAGTGGTCAAGCCGCTGTTGCGTGCCGGTGACATCCTGCTGTGCCAGGGCGCCGGTGATATCGGTGGTCTCGCACCGAAATTGTTGAAGAGTGAGTTGTTCGCCGGTGCAGTGGCTGCGCCGCAGAAGGGGAAGTTGAAATGA
- the murG gene encoding undecaprenyldiphospho-muramoylpentapeptide beta-N-acetylglucosaminyltransferase: protein MGANVLIMAGGTGGHVFPALACAREFQARGYTVHWLGTPRGIENDLVPAAGIELHRINASGLRGKGKLSMLKAPFMLLKSVWQARAIIRQLKPACVVGFGGYVTGPGGVAAKLAGVPVIVHEQNAVAGTANRLLVPLAARVCEAFPDTFTLSNSRRTTGNPVRTELFLETPRPALAGRKARLLILGGSLGAEPLNKLLPEALSQVAVDLRPDVFHQAGKNHDEVTAERYRAAGVEAQVQPFIKDMAQAYGWADLVVCRAGALTISELAAAGLPSMLVPLPHAIDDHQTRNADYLAREGAAFLMPQRTTGAADLAARLTEVLMQPQRLNDMATAARRLAKPDATRNVVDTCLEVANG, encoded by the coding sequence ATGGGCGCTAACGTCTTGATCATGGCGGGCGGCACCGGTGGCCACGTGTTCCCGGCGCTGGCCTGTGCCCGCGAATTCCAGGCCCGCGGTTACACCGTGCATTGGCTGGGTACACCGCGTGGCATTGAAAATGATCTGGTCCCGGCGGCCGGAATCGAATTGCATCGCATCAACGCCAGCGGCCTGCGTGGCAAGGGCAAGTTGTCCATGCTCAAGGCCCCGTTCATGTTGCTCAAGTCGGTCTGGCAGGCGCGGGCGATCATTCGTCAGCTGAAACCGGCCTGCGTGGTGGGTTTTGGTGGTTATGTGACCGGTCCCGGTGGTGTGGCTGCAAAACTGGCCGGCGTGCCGGTGATCGTTCATGAACAGAACGCCGTGGCCGGTACCGCCAATCGGTTGCTGGTGCCGTTGGCCGCCCGAGTCTGTGAAGCCTTCCCCGACACCTTTACCCTGTCGAACAGCCGCCGGACCACGGGTAATCCGGTGCGTACCGAGCTGTTCCTCGAAACTCCGCGACCTGCCCTGGCCGGTCGCAAGGCGCGTTTGCTGATCCTTGGCGGAAGCCTTGGCGCAGAGCCGTTGAACAAGTTGCTGCCTGAAGCCCTTTCGCAAGTCGCCGTCGACTTGCGCCCGGACGTGTTCCATCAGGCCGGCAAAAATCATGATGAAGTGACTGCAGAGCGCTATCGCGCGGCTGGCGTCGAGGCGCAAGTTCAGCCCTTCATCAAAGACATGGCCCAAGCCTATGGCTGGGCCGACCTGGTGGTATGCCGCGCAGGCGCGCTGACCATCAGTGAACTGGCTGCTGCCGGGCTGCCCTCGATGCTGGTGCCTTTGCCCCACGCGATCGATGATCACCAGACCCGCAACGCCGACTATTTGGCCCGTGAAGGCGCAGCCTTCCTGATGCCGCAAAGAACGACTGGCGCAGCGGATCTTGCCGCTCGCCTGACAGAGGTTTTGATGCAACCACAACGACTCAACGATATGGCGACCGCGGCCCGCCGCCTGGCCAAACCCGATGCCACCCGTAACGTGGTCGATACCTGCCTGGAGGTGGCCAATGGTTGA
- the ftsW gene encoding putative lipid II flippase FtsW — protein sequence MSLKNIIKPYPSPLITGRGIDLDFPMLAGCLTLLGLGLIMIASASTEVAAVQSGSALYYMIRHLIYVVLGLGACIVTMMIPIATWQRLGWLMLLGAFGLLIMVIIPGIGREVNGSMRWIGFSFFNVQPSEIAKVFVVIYLAGYLVRRQKEVRESWMGFFKPFIVLLPMAGLLLMEPDFGATVVMMGAAAAMLFLGGVGLFRFSLMVVLAVGAVVALIQMQPYRMARLTNFADPWADQFGAGYQLSQALIAFGRGEWLGVGLGNSVQKQFYLPEAHTDFVFSVLAEELGAVGSLCTVALFVFVCIRGMYIGLWAEKAKQFFAAYVAYGLSFLWIGQFLINIGVNVGLLPTKGLTLPFLSYGGSSLVICCACLGLLLRIEWESRTHLGSEEMEFHESDFAEEPNHGR from the coding sequence ATGAGTCTGAAAAACATCATCAAGCCTTATCCATCGCCACTGATCACCGGGCGCGGTATCGACCTCGACTTCCCGATGCTCGCCGGTTGCCTGACGCTGCTCGGGCTGGGTTTGATCATGATTGCCTCCGCCTCCACTGAAGTGGCTGCGGTGCAATCGGGCAGCGCCCTGTATTACATGATTCGCCACCTTATTTACGTAGTGTTGGGTCTGGGTGCCTGCATCGTCACCATGATGATCCCGATCGCCACCTGGCAACGCCTGGGTTGGCTGATGCTGCTGGGTGCGTTCGGCTTGCTGATCATGGTGATCATTCCGGGGATCGGCCGCGAAGTGAACGGTTCGATGCGCTGGATCGGTTTCAGTTTCTTCAACGTTCAGCCTTCCGAGATCGCCAAGGTGTTTGTGGTGATCTACCTCGCCGGTTATCTGGTGCGTCGCCAGAAAGAAGTACGCGAAAGCTGGATGGGTTTTTTCAAGCCGTTCATCGTGCTGCTGCCCATGGCGGGCCTGTTGTTGATGGAGCCGGACTTCGGTGCCACCGTCGTGATGATGGGGGCTGCCGCGGCGATGCTGTTCCTCGGAGGGGTCGGGCTGTTCCGTTTTTCCCTGATGGTGGTGCTGGCTGTCGGTGCGGTGGTGGCATTGATTCAAATGCAGCCGTATCGAATGGCGCGCCTGACCAACTTTGCCGATCCATGGGCTGACCAGTTTGGCGCGGGCTATCAGTTGTCTCAGGCATTGATTGCGTTCGGTCGCGGCGAGTGGCTGGGCGTTGGCCTGGGCAACAGCGTGCAGAAACAGTTCTACCTGCCGGAAGCCCACACTGACTTCGTTTTCTCGGTATTGGCCGAAGAACTGGGGGCTGTGGGTTCGCTGTGCACCGTCGCGCTGTTCGTCTTTGTTTGTATTCGTGGCATGTACATCGGTCTGTGGGCCGAGAAGGCCAAGCAGTTTTTCGCTGCCTATGTTGCCTACGGTTTGTCGTTCCTGTGGATTGGTCAGTTCCTGATCAATATCGGTGTGAACGTCGGCCTGCTGCCGACTAAAGGTCTGACTCTGCCGTTCCTCAGCTATGGCGGCAGTTCGCTGGTGATTTGCTGTGCCTGTCTCGGCTTGTTACTGCGCATCGAGTGGGAGAGTCGAACCCACTTGGGCAGTGAGGAGATGGAGTTCCATGAGAGCGACTTCGCCGAGGAGCCGAACCATGGGCGCTAA